In one Lolium rigidum isolate FL_2022 chromosome 3, APGP_CSIRO_Lrig_0.1, whole genome shotgun sequence genomic region, the following are encoded:
- the LOC124700800 gene encoding cupincin-like — MKTVARSSLLALALVLSLCLSLSFASREEVGWRRGEEGGREEWGKGQSSSEGGRPYHFGEESFREWARTRHGHFKVLERFDDELLRGSVGDYRVACLDAAPRAFLQPSHYDADEIFYVKEGEGVLVVLRNGRRESFCVREGDVMVIPAGSIVYSANTHRSRWFRVVMLLNPVATPGRFEEFFPIGGQGMESFFRAFSDEVLQAAFNSRREELESMRGQSKGEIWQASEEQIRELSRSCSRGGRGGGGGSGSSKEEEIKPRSLPSQKPLYSNNHGRMHIITGDECRHLRDLDMEVGIANITRGSMLAPRYTTRATKIAVVVEGSGYFEMACPHKTGTDSGRSERRERGEHGREEEEEQEQKESRGYRQVRAQIKEGSVIVLPAGHPATFVAGNEGNLAVICFGVGVSNDEEVFLAGRNSLLKQLDAPAKTILFGEQGREAADRVIGAQTESVFLRGPQQQQQHGGGVSDM, encoded by the exons ATGAAGACAGTAGCAAGATCGTCATTGCTAGCGCTAGCCCTCGTCCTCTCCCTCTGCCTCTCCCTCTCGTTCGCGTCGAGGGAAGAGGTAGGAtggagaaggggagaagaaggaggacgtGAGGAATGGGGAAAAGGGCAATCCTCCAGCGAGGGTGGCCGTCCGTACCACTTCGGGGAGGAGAGCTTCCGTGAATGGGCGCGCACGCGCCACGGCCACTTCAAGGTGCTGGAGCGGTTCGACGACGAGCTCCTGCGCGGCTCCGTCGGAGACTACCGCGTGGCGTGCCTGGACGCGGCGCCGCGCGCGTTCCTGCAGCCCAGCCACTACGACGCCGACGAGATCTTCTACGTCAAGGAAGGCGAGGGCGTGCTGGTGGTGCTGAGGAATGGGAGGCGGGAGTCGTTCTGCGTCAGGGAGGGCGACGTGATGGTCATCCCGGCGGGATCCATTGTGTACTCCGCCAACACCCACCGGTCCAGGTGGTTCCGCGTCGTCatgctcctcaaccccgtcgccaCGCCCGGCCGCTTCGAG GAGTTCTTCCCGATTGGAGGCCAGGGCATGGAGTCATTCTTCAGAGCCTTCAGCGACGAGGTTCTCCAGGCGGCATTCAAC AGTCGGCGGGAGGAGTTGGAGAGCATGCGAGGGCAGAGCAAGGGGGAGATATGGCAGGCGTCGGAGGAGCAGATCCGGGAGCTGAGCAGGTCGTGCTCCaggggaggacgcggcggcggcggcggctcaggtTCTTCCAAGGAGGAGGAGATCAAGCCGAGGAGCCTCCCCTCCCAGAAGCCCCTCTACTCGAACAACCACGGCAGGATGCACATAATCACCGGTGACGAGTGCCGCCACCTCCGCGACCTCGACATGGAAGTCGGCATCGCCAACATCACCCGC GGGTCGATGTTGGCGCCGAGATACACCACCCGCGCGACCAAGATCGCGGTGGTCGTAGAGGGGAGCGGCTACTTCGAGATGGCGTGCCCGCACAAGACCGGCACCGACTCTGGCCGGTCGGAGCGCCGGGAGCGCGGTGAGCACggcagggaggaggaggaggagcaggagcagaagGAATCGAGAGGCTATAGGCAGGTGAGGGCCCAGATCAAGGAGGGGTCGGTGATCGTGCTCCCGGCCGGCCACCCGGCGACGTTCGTGGCCGGGAACGAGGGGAACCTGGCCGTGATCTGCTTCGGCGTGGGTGTCAGCAACGACGAGGAGGTGTTCCTGGCGGGCCGGAACAGCCTGCTGAAGCAGCTGGACGCACCGGCCAAGACGATCCTGTTCGGCGAAcaggggagggaggcggcggacaGGGTCATCGGCGCGCAGACGGAGTCCGTGTTCCTCCGCggcccgcagcagcagcagcagcacggcggcggcgtctccgacaTGTGA